Genomic DNA from Prunus persica cultivar Lovell chromosome G1, Prunus_persica_NCBIv2, whole genome shotgun sequence:
ttaatatctttctattttcttcaattcacTCTTCCCTAAGGGAAATGGGCACTGAAAATTATCTATCTCCTTCCCTACCATATATCTTTTTGATTGTTTCTTCTTATGGCTTTTTCCTCATAATATAAATTGTTTGAACTCTCTTTTTTGTTGCTGCCCAAGTTTCTTAGAGTTTGATTGCTGTtaatttgtgcttgtatgtggtgtttttttttactgaCACAACTAATAATTAAGTTTTTCCTCATAATAGAAATTATTGGAACTTGTTATATGAAATTGTTTGAACTATCTCTTTTTGTTGCTGCCCAATTATCTTAGAGCTTTATTGCTGCcaatttgtgcttgtatgtgGTGTTTGTTTACTGAGATAACAAAcaattatgtttttgtttactGAGAATATGATATACTAGTTGAGCTATTTGTTCTTGTGCTTATATTTGTGTACATAATGACTGTGGGTGGGGTATTGTTTCCCATAGCTTGTGTTGCTTGATCAAGGAGACTATGGTTGAGGCAGTAGTTTCCTTTGTGGTTCAAAGGGTCAGGCGCCTCATCGTCCAAGAAGCGAAGTTCTTGTACAGAGTCGACAATCAAATTGAGTCTGCACAAACTGAGTTGCTGTTAATCCAGGATTTTTTGAAAGATACAGATATAAGGCAACGAGAGGATGCAACGATGCGTGTTGTGGTTGCAAAAGTAAGAAATGCTGCATATGATTTGGAGGATGttgtagaattttttttttcttgagagTGGCTAACAACAGTCAAAGAGGGGTTAAGAATTTTCTGAGAAGATTTAGTTGTGTAGTGAAACAAGGAATGATCTTCACAACATTGGGTTAGAAATTTAGATGATTACCGCCCAACTCTCTACTTTAAGATCAAGCTTGCAAAGTTATAATATTAGGGAAATCGGAGGTGCCACTTCTTTGTACGAGAGGCAGCAACAACTAAGATGCACCTATTCTCATATTATAGAATGGGATGTTGTTGGGTTAGGGGATAGCATGGAAGAATTGGTCATGCATTTGGTGAAGAAAGAATTCAGCCGCCGAGTTGTTTCTATATGGGGTATGGGTGGTTTGGGCAAGACGACTcttgcaaaacaaatatatcaTCATACGAATGTTAGAAAACATTTTGGCTGTTTTGTTTGGGTATGTATAGGTCAACAATATCAAGTGAGGTCTGTTTGGGAAGGAATTCTAATTAAACTTCTTTCTGCTGataaagacaaaagaaaagaaattccaAAACTGTGGATGATGAAATAGCAAGGGAAATTTATCTTAAACTACAAGATAGTTGTGGATGACATTTGGACCATTGAGGCATAGGAGTCATTGAAACCTGTTTTTCCATTGTGTGAGGAATCAAGAAGCATGGTATTACTCACCACTCGCAACAAAGAGGTAGCTTTACATTCATAGAGAAATAGTTTTATCCACCAACCTCAGCCATTGAATGACGATGAAAGCTGAACACTTTTTTTAGAAGATAGCAATCTCTGAAAAAGATGGAATAGGTATTCTCTCGTCCAAATCTTTTGTCTTTGCTTTAGTTTCATATTTGTCAATTGAACACAATAGAAACTTTTGTACTTCATTTGACATGCATTTCAGACCTTAGCGTTTTCCAAGCATGAccaacattttgttttttagggAACGATTGGTGTTATATGATCATCTGCCAAATCAACTAGCATAAGGAATTCTTCTCTAGGATACTTTGTTGTAAGAACCCTATATTTTCTTAACTATAGCCATTTTCACTTGGAAACAAATTAATGCcaccaaattgaaatataaacTGTCCGATTTTAAATTGCACAATAAATTGCATgtttagaaaatgaaaaatgaatctcGAACTTGTCCATTGAGCCCATCTCGAAGTAGTTTTGATGTTCAAAGTTATTAAACTTGGAGCAATAATTGTCATTATATtagtttttcttaattatctaGTAGAAGTGTTtttctgttgttgttgttgatataTCTAGCAGGGGCCTTCTATAGTGAgtggaaagttataaggggtgttTTTGAGGGGTATGTaagagccgttggatttcatccaacggtgagtttttaaaagaggGTGCATGTAGAATCGGGTTGAAATCTAACCCGTTAGAAACCCAACTTCTTcccctctttccctctctgtgAAAAACTGAAGAACACAATCCTCTCTTTTTGAATGTAAAGCAAACCCACAATTAGAAGGATCCAAATCTCCCAAACCTTATAGTCACTCGATTGTCATTAGCTCCTTGGGAGGCCTGCGATCTATGGTATCCTCGGTATTACAAAGAATGGCTCTTACCTAGCTGTTGCCCTGTTTTGATTCTATGGGTCAAGTGAAAACCCCTTCTGTTTTTCATTCAGTTGACAAGATTCCAGATGAAAGCAAAGTAGCATATCTCTTTTTGTAGCTAGACGCCGCAGCAGCAGTTGTTCCTcaattttggtagagatggAGTCTCAAATACCAAAGAGTCTTCTGTAATGTCCACTACATTCTCTCAAGCTGACTGACTTCAGAGCTCCCgattgattttgagaggtaagttcacttgctggattgattttattgggtttggtttattttttgtgagggTGGAAAATTCGTCATTTGTGGCATCAATAATGCGTCATATTTGGAATCAATAATGTGTCATTTCCttatgaatattcaatatacttggttgattgtttttggtgggggtggaaaattatgaaatgtaggTAAAAGATCCTAAACTTAGGCTTAATGACATTAGGAGTAAGCATTTGGAGAGGATATTGGATGAAGTTCTGTAATTGGTGGTTTGAATTacatttgtgttcttagttgaacatgttggttctaatgttattttttccagattaTTTCACAAGAGATGACGTAactattattaaattttgctTGCGTTTTGTGTAATCGGAAGTTAGGCTATGCgtattttgtgtcaatttgggcaatgttttgtgtaagtggaatgcattgatatgttgtgatgcaataatgactgattaatgaattaatatttGCTATGCAGTAATATAGAAGTGGATCAATAATATACGTAGATAAAATGTCTAGGGGCTCAGAGAGTGATGAATGTGCAACAGCTAATGGGAGGGTTTATATTCCTGAAGtaagaaatgaggaaacaCCAGCAGTTGGGATGAAGTTCGACTCACTTGACCtcgtttacaatttctataatagATATGCATTCTTGGCTGGCTTTGGTATTCGACTTCATTCCAgcttttgggggaaaaataagaaagagattttgaggaaagaatttgtatgttgcAAACAAGGTGCATACAGGAGAGATGAAACtcgggagagaaaaagacaacGGGGAATAAGTAGATGCAATTGCAAAGCTAAGATTGTGGTTGTGAAGACAAATGGGAGCAAGAAGTATACCATCTCTCTTTTTGCAGAGGGACACAATCATAAGATGACACCCTcagaaagaatgcatttattgAGATCACACCgtcatatttcagattctaCAAAAGTACTCACAAAATAGTTGGGTTCAGTTAATATTCTCATTCATCACAAGGTAAGTATTTTCGAGGTGCAATCCGGAGGAATGGATAAAATCggttttatcaaaaaagataTCTACAATCTTGAATGTAGTGTGAATGGGAAGTTGAGGAACCACGATGTTGAACTAGTGACAGAGTATTTTATggctgaacagaaaaaaaatgaggctttttatttcaagattgaGGGAGATGGCCATGACAGGTTTAGTCGATGTTTTTGGGCAGATGCAACTTCTAGACGGGCGTATGGGTTTTATGGAGATGTTGTTGTATTCGATACCACATTCAACACGAATCGATACGACTTGACATTTGCACCCATGTTGGGAGTTAATAACCATGGTCAGACAATTGTCTTAGCATGCGCATTTTTGAGCAAGGAAACGACTGAGTcgtttgtttggatgtttgagGAGTTTAAGAAAGCCATGCCAGATGGCGAACCTAAAACGATCATTACAGATCAAGATGCGGTAATGGCCATAGCGATTTCAATAGCCTTCCCGACTACATTTCATCGACTTTGCATATGGCACATCACATCAAAGTTCTCTGTTAAGTTACCACATTCTGCTTATAAGGAGTATTGGCGTGAATTTCAGAAAGCCATATGGGATACTGACAATAAGGATGAGTTTGATGcaaaatggaatattgtggTTACAAAGGCTGGTTTGACTGACCATCCATGGCTAAGttcaatgtttgatttaaGGAAATCTTGGGTTTCAGCCTACGCACGACAATTTTTTGCCGCTGGAATGTCAAGCAGCCAAAGAGCAGAAGGTTctcatggttttttcaagcaataCATATCAAGGAGAAATTCGTTGATGGATTTCATAATACGATTTGAGAGGGCACTTTCTCATCAACGTGAAAAAGAGTTAGTTGCTGATCACGTAGATGCATTTGAAGTGGCTCAATGTATTCTACCGATgccaatgaacaaacaaatggctaccttgtacacaaggacaatgtttcaaaagtttgagCAAGAACTAATACAAAGTACAGCATGTTTCCTAGAGCTCAAAACAGAGGATACTTCTAAAGTTGTCTTTCATGTGagtgaaaggaaaaattgggaaacaagaGTGGCAGAAGTCATATATGTCAAAGATTCTGACCACGCATCGTGTAGCTGCAAAAGATTTaaatttgttggaattatttGCAAGCACATCCTAGCATTGTTCAGAAGGGACCAGATTGAATATATGCccgataaatatattttgaagaggtGGAAGAAAACTGCGAAATCTGGATTGGTGTCAGATGCAAATGGCAACGAAATTAAAGACTGTGCAGATCCTGGTCTTTTAATAAAGTGGTGTACAATGTCTCGACTTGCTTCAGATGTGGTTGAGGATGCATTAATGAGTGAAGAAGGATGTGAGCTACTGTCAGAGACTCTAAAAAGTTTGCaggtgaagttgaagttgttgaaggATGGACCAAGTAATAACGAAGTTGGAGGGTCCAGctctcaaacacaatataTGGAAGACCCTAAGAGAGTGAGGTGCAAAGGAAGGTCGAAAGGAGTAACGGGAGCAAAGGAAAACGCAATGAAGCGAGGGATTAGACACTGTCGAGAGTGTGGACACATTGGTCATGATAGAAGACAATGCCCAAGAAATTTGAACACATCGTAAGATGCTAACACTATTTATAATaacatctaaaatttgaataggGAAATTTTTTATGTGCTTGTGTTTGATATTTATGCAGGACATCACCGTCGAACAATGACGAATCAACTCCAATAGAACGTAGTGACCCATTATTCGACGAATTTGACAGGATGCACGGACCAACTGAATGATTTATGTTTCTATTAGACGAAATCTGGTTGTTATGAAGATTAATGATCAGGTGAAGTTTTATAGATTCAGTttttgattattattgtttttttgttcatgtccACTGATGAGGTCTTACTATGTCCACTGgtaattgaaaagaaaatttgcttggtttcattcttGCATGAAATTTGGACACATGTTAATTTTACGTCTTCTCCCTATTTAGAAATTTTCATAGACATTTGATAAAGTATGAAATTTTGAGTTATGTGAAGAAGCAATGACTTTTACCATGTAAAATGGGTAGTTTAGGGtgaattatgttttaacaGAGATTCATTGATTATATCACAGGCTAATGCAGCATTTGCAGCAGCCAGCTGTTGTTTCCATTAACagtaatgatttccagcagTACCCACTTTTTGGTTCTGGTTATTAGGGGCACGATTTTGTAAACATTTGTAACTGAAGGATACTTGAAGCACTATGTTGGAACATAGCGAATAGAAAGCAGcgtgtaaaaaagaaaaagtacatTGCAATTTCGAACGGTTGgagaatattaaaattaaagggtACACTAACTTACATAACTACTCTTAattccacacacaaaagaaaaattgattgCAAAACATATTATGTGCTCCCTCTTAGCAATACCACGATCTCCCCAACCAACTGAACAACGGTAGCCACAATCACTCGGTCGTATTGGTCAGCTTCTTCTTAGCAGGTCTCACATGCTTATGGTCACTCATGTCCCTAGTGATATAGACGAAATAAatcttcagcaatatttggaattttattatatataaataaaccataaaccatTCACTAAACAATGTATAGCACATGTTATGTTATTTATGACTCACGTGTCagttttttttgagaaaaagtaCGCCAGCTCTTTAATGTGAATGGACATGATAATGAGACTTTACTGATTCCCAGCTTGCTGTGATATTCACTGcttattgaataatatttcgatttttgcaaaatataatgttaGATAGAAGGAacacatgatgacttgcaatacatagtcccaataattatatatgaagcaaatgaaacCGATATTTGTGTTTTATTGAAATCAAAATGACATTAAGGGAATATACTTCTAATTTGTGCAATACAACGATCACcctcaaccaactgaacagCGGTAGCCGTAATCACTTAGTCGTATCGGTCGGCTTCTTCCGAGCAGCTTTGACGTGCTTATGCTCATTCATGTCACCACCATCGTCTAGTATCTCTCTCACAGCATCAGGAGACACATAGTTCCAATCATAACTTGTATGAGTAGTTGCCGCAAATGCTCGGAATTTGTCGAATCCTTCGTTGAATGCCAACTTCAGTTCACTACGGTGCTCTTCGCATTGCATATGGTTCATCAAACAACCTttaatttcatcattcattacTGTATCCAACTCCTCAGCTTTCAGCTTCTTTTTATGACTCAGCTTCAAGTACTTGTTCTTTTGGGAGAACGCTTTGTTCACTCTAATGTTAAGATCAGCCAAAATTCCCTCGTCTTCAACACATTTCTCGTTCCATAAATTGATCAGTCTGGAATTATAATCCAGCTTGCCAGTGACTGCATGTATTGGCTCTAATGGATCATCGGAGTCCCCTTCACTCccaaatgatgttgaaaaagGAAGGGGTCGGTGAGTACAATGTGGAAATAGAACCTGCGACTCCAATTTGTCATCTTTGATTGTGTTGTTGGCGCCTAAAGAGGTTGACATGGTTGAATAACCCTCTTTGTTTTGGGAGGATGaggattgcatatgcaatttcGTTTGAGAAAGGGAACATAGGTTTATAGACCAACATACCAAAGCTTGTGTGTAGTCAACATATGtactttttttcaaattttaaaaaaaaaaggtgtcaGGTTTTGCTTTTCAATCATGTCAACCTCACACTCTCCTTACACCACTGATAGTGGTTGAAAGAAACTCAATGGAAGTGACATCTAGTTAGTGAACTCAACCAAACTAGTTAGGATTAAACTTAGATTgtatcagaccaaaaaataatttatacatTGTCaagcaaatattttttggtggGAACCCTTTTATTGGTATTACTATCACCCctttcatagaaattttccTTCCACACAAGACTCACTCCTCCACCGAATCTGTCTCCATCTACTAAAACTCTCTCCTCCATAGAAACTCACTCCCCCCATAGAATGGATTTACTAACCAAGTTTGATGTGAGCATAATAAACACCCCTCCAAACAAAGACCGCCTTCGAAACGCAAGTGAGTCACCAGACAAGCAATGTCACATTCCTAGAcagaatgaccattttgttggaagttttgagTCTAAAAGAGTTCTTGCTTTTTGGAAGGAGAGGCATCTTCAACTTGgtgatgaaatccaaagggcaagggcacgTTTGGAATTTCTTGAAGgccaaattgaagatgacaaaaggcAGGCCAATCTGGATAGGGCGAAGTTGCTGCACATGAAGCGTAGACACAAACGACTTCGGAGTGTAGCTgttcaaaaatacaagaactCATCTAATGCAGTGGAGTCAAAAAAGCGTGTGATGCAAGCTGGATTCGACTACTTCCGATCCTATGCAAAACTCGTCGTACCCGGGTTTGATTGGTCATCTATTACCGTTTCCGACGTTAACAAATATACTCAGCAAGGGAAGTAACCATTTTGGTTCTCGTGTTTGAGCAGAGGCAAATCagtggaattggaattttcgTTAAACTCTGCTTCAAACCTATTTTGATGCTTACTACTATGGAAGATTTCaaccttaatattttgatgtctttaattaCGATAACACAAGATGCAAAGAGCCCATCTACTTCAGTCATATGTTGCTGCCAtgtccattttttatttatcacgtatcagatttggacatggttgcatcatatgcaatgttgcctttatttattatatgttaggacAATGTTTATGGAAAAGCATTTGTCTGTGCGTTTGTGACAAGGTTATGGAATTATTATGTACcatttatatattgttttttgtactggttcatctcctattatttttttctttctttatattatatgtttgtGGAATCCCTCTCAAAGTTAACATATACTGTGAAAAAAATGCAGACTGAATATATAATCACTCATATACACTAGGACAAATATTcactaatattttaaaattgcttCACTTGTGTGAGGTTTTTCAGAAAAAGTATGGCTTTGTTTTATGTGATTGGACATGatagaaaatatattactGATTCCCAATGCGGCGTCAtatggacaacttattgaatacctcTGACGTGTTAAAAACTCTAGGTGCAGTTGCatgtggacaacttattgaatacctcTGACGTGTTGAAAACTCTAAGTGCAGTTGCATGcggacaacttattgaatacttCTGAGGTGTTCAAAGCTCTAGGCGTAGTTGCAATGATGGCTTCAAAGCATGtgcaattattatatatgtacattattataagccacatattattttatatagggaAACTAATTCTTGtattattacaaattatataacGAATATTAAGGAAATATACTTGTTAAAGTGAATTAGGGTTAataggaaagtgagttatgtaaaaataattaggaTTTTTTAATTGCGAAATggatgatttataggttcccCTAGTTTTATAACGTCACAAGGAGGTCGGAGTAATTTTCGgggcatttttaggattttcctactatttattacctaTTTTCAAAGATTGTTGCactaaaaaagcaaaaataattggcagaggacacctggcgcgatctGAGCCCGTCACCTTTCACCACTTTTACAAGTGTACGTCAatcaacatggccacatcctcgccttttaccctaaattattattttattactttttcttagaaaattcataactaaatacaaaaaaattagagaaatgatccgaaaattgctacgaactcattgacaCTCTATCTCCCTTgctgaattctccgattcaTTGTTAcgcatttttaaaaattattccgaacattaacgggagatgcttgttgaagtaggttattgaagtttaagttaacaaacatatatacttagggttaagaggaaagtgagttatgtaaaataatttagaatttttcaTTACGAAATggatgatttataggttcccCTAGTTTCATAACGTCACAAGGAGGCCGGAGTAATTTTCGAggcatttttaggattttcctactatttattacctaTTTTCAAAGATCTTTGCactaaaaaagcaaaaataattggcagaggacacctggcgcgatctGAGCCCGACACCTTTCACCAgttgcacaagtgtacgtcgGTCAACATGGCCACCTCCTTgcattttaccctaaattattattttattattttttcttggaaaattcataactaaatacacaaaaattccaATAATGTTCCGAAAAGTGCTACGAACTTATTGAGATTTCAGCTTCCTACTGAATTCCCTGTTTCATGGTTATGCtacattagtattttattattatttattctaaattaattgaattattatgatattactttttaggctgtccatttgttaattatatttactccaacttttgtattaaattttattctcCGTGCGAATAGGCCATTTCTGGTGCTAAtcggtttctctcttcttcaatttgttaatttttaaaatttttaggtTGAagggatgttttgaaaaataaaatggaaatatACAAGTCATCCATTGTACAACATcaggaaaaaataattcaacgtCATTCACTCCATATAAGTTTTGCTTAAGAAACATGTAACCAAATCAGTTGGGATATGCTAAGTGGGAAAATGTCATTCCCAAGCACTGGTGAAAAGACACCTATTTACTCCATGCATGACCTTTCGTTTACCAAATATGAAGATTGCAGTTGTGCAAAATATCTGTGTCAGTAAAATGTCATTCCTAGCCGTCTATGATGTCAGTAATAAATCagctatataatatatattatacatttatatataaa
This window encodes:
- the LOC109949143 gene encoding protein FAR1-RELATED SEQUENCE 5-like; the encoded protein is MDKIGFIKKDIYNLECSVNGKLRNHDVELVTEYFMAEQKKNEAFYFKIEGDGHDRFSRCFWADATSRRAYGFYGDVVVFDTTFNTNRYDLTFAPMLGVNNHGQTIVLACAFLSKETTESFVWMFEEFKKAMPDGEPKTIITDQDAVMAIAISIAFPTTFHRLCIWHITSKFSVKLPHSAYKEYWREFQKAIWDTDNKDEFDAKWNIVVTKAGLTDHPWLSSMFDLRKSWVSAYARQFFAAGMSSSQRAEGSHGFFKQYISRRNSLMDFIIRFERALSHQREKELVADHVDAFEVAQCILPMPMNKQMATLYTRTMFQKFEQELIQSTACFLELKTEDTSKVVFHVSERKNWETRVAEVIYVKDSDHASCSCKRFKFVGIICKHILALFRRDQIEYMPDKYILKRWKKTAKSGLVSDANGNEIKDCADPGLLIKWCTMSRLASDVVEDALMSEEGCELLSETLKSLQVKLKLLKDGPSNNEVGGSSSQTQYMEDPKRVRCKGRSKGVTGAKENAMKRGIRHCRECGHIGHDRRQCPRNLNTSTSPSNNDESTPIERSDPLFDEFDRMHGPTE